In the genome of Eschrichtius robustus isolate mEscRob2 chromosome 2, mEscRob2.pri, whole genome shotgun sequence, the window AGCAGAAGAGACACTTTAAGTTGCCCCGAGGGGACAAATCTCATTTATAAGACAGTGGTGCTggcctcttaaaaaaaaagcaaaagagaacaacaacaaaaaaaatggttttgaggtTTAGACAACAAAACAAATGTGGCTGGAGATGCCGCAAAGCCCTTGAAGGCAGAGGCCTCACGGCCCGCCTGACTTCCCACGCAGGGTGGGCACAGGCCCTGCGGCATGTCAACCTGAGCACAGGGTTGGGGGGAGCAGAGGGCTGGAAAGAGGGGGAGAAATAAAAAGCACGGGACAGGCCTGTGGAAAGCAGACGCACTGTGAGATTCTGAAGCAGGCGTCCCCCTTCATTCACGGGACAgggacagggaggaggagagCCAGCCCGTGCTTACTAAGGCCCCACACATCACCCAGGGCCAAAGGGGAAGGCCTGATGCCCGTAAGGACCGTCTCTGGGAGCTGACtgtgtttttcttcctcctgaaaGCAGATGATAGAACACCGTGAAGGTGCTAAGACCCAGGCCAGGAATGGAAATGAGTGCCGGCTCCCTCCTGCCCAGCAGCTCAGGCTTCTTGGGGAGGCGGAAACGTGCCCTTCTGGCCAACCCAAGCCAGGTACTTGCCAGCCGCTTCTCCTGCTCCTGGAGGTCCGTATGTTACAGAGATCTGGggtgtgtttatttaaaaaaggacGCATGCAACtcatgggggttggggggaattTGGGGATCAACTGTGAACGAGTTTGCATCTGAATATCTCAGACctctgggcagggggaggggagagaagtggGGCAAAGTCACACCACAACGCCCCAAAGGAGACCCCGATTCCCGCCCGCCAGCCATCCAGCGAGAACTCAAGGTGGGTGAGGAAACCGCCTTGGGTGTGAGTTTGCTGCCACATCAGCCTTGTTGCTGGCAGCCTCCCCCACCGGGCACAGAGCCAGAATCTGCTTCAGGAAGGAAGGGGGGTGAGGAGGGTGCCTTATGCGAGACCAGCCCGCGGGGGTGGGGATTCGAAGTTCCCCGCCCAGACGTGCACCCGCCAAGCCCCTCGCAGAAACAGCAGGCGGCCAGGCCAGGAACCGGGGTCCGGGGAGCTACCTCCTGGTCCTGGCCCGGGGCAGCAGGACAGGGGCACAGGCGATGCCCGCAAAGGACTCCGGGAAGTGCAGGTCGCGCTCCCACTCGTCCGTCTCAGTGTTGTACACCTGCACGATGCCTGTCACATTGTTGAGACGCCAGTTGTAGCCTCCAACGATGTAGATCTTCCTGTCCAGCAGGCAGCAGCCGGCCTCTGACTGTCCGGCCCGCATGGGGCTCACACTGGTCCACTGGTCCGTCTCGGGCACGTAGTACTCCACGGCCAGCACGTCGAAGCAGCGGTCAACGTGGTCCATGCGGCCGCCAAGGGCGTAGATGCGGCCGCCGGCGCCCACCATGGCGTGGAGCACTCGGGGCTCGCTCATGGGAGCCTTGAACTCCCACTGGTCGGCCTCGGGGTCGTAGCAATGCAGGGCCTTCTTGTCCTCCACCGAAATGCCGTAGCCGCCCGAGATGTAGAGGCGGCCCCCAGACGAGGCACCCGCATGGCCCCATGTGCGGCGCTTCAGTGAGCAGGCATAGCCCCACTCGTTGCGCCGCGGGCAGTACCTCTCAACTGAGGCCAGGCTGCCGGCCCGGTTGCGGCCGCCCGTGGCGTATACCATGCCGCACAGCACGTTCAACTGGAACTGGATTCGGCTCTCCTGCATGGCCTGCAGGCGCAGCCAGCGGTTCAGGTGGGGGTCGTAGCGGTAGCAGGAGTCCACGGCGCCCTCGCCACTGCGGTACTGCAGGTGCTGACCCCCGGCCACATACACGAAGTTGTCCAGCACGGCCACGCACGTGTGGCTGCAGCCCACCTCCATCTCCGTCAGCTCACGGAAGTGGCGGGCCCCCGGCTCGGGCAGCTGGTACACCTTGCTGCTGACCGAGCGGTCGCTGTCGGTGTAGGGCGTGCCGCCAAAGGCAACCAGCGAGGGCACGTCCGAGCGCACGGCTGTGCGTGGCGACTGCATCTCATGCTGCCGGAAGGGGAGCACCTGGTAGTTGAAGGCCTCCAGCAGGTACTGGCGGCACAGCACGTCCTCCACCATGATGTCCAGCGTCTGCACGCTGTCCACCAGGTCTGAGGACCGCATGAGCGGGAAGCGGATGTGGCAGAGCACGTGGCTGGCGCGCAGCCGCCGGGCGGGGTCGTGCTGCAGCCAGCGGACGGCCACACGGAACAGGTCAATCTCGGCGCAGCTCTGCAGCCGGTTGCTCTTCAGGAAGAAGACGAGGCGCTCCAGTGGCAGGTGCAGGAAGTCCTCCTCCTCAGCAATCTGCAGGAAGTGCCGGAAGGTGAAGGTGTCCACCGATTCCTTGAGCGAGGCCAGGCTGAAGGTGGTGGCCATGTGGCCGATGTTGAGGCAGGTCTCCACGCTCATGGCGGCCTTGAGGAACTCCTCACACAGCTCCACCACGGGCAGCATCTGCAGGAACACGGCTGCACCCAGCACGTCCTGCACGCAGTCCAGGTCCAGTGTCACCTCGGCACTGTAGGCGAAGTCGATGATGTGCCGCAGGCCACGGGCCGACACGCCCTTCAGCTCAATAACGTCCTGGCTCGTCTCCCTCATGCCGCCCGTGAACATGGCCCTGAAGGTCAGAAACACAGCATGTGGGCTCGGGGCAGCCAAGGGGCACTGTGGCTGCCCGAGCACGGCCTGGCCCCGGGACACTGCGAGCAGGGCACGGCTGGCCAGGGGAAAGCAGGCCGGATGCTCATTAAAGAcaggcaaaaaggaaaagaaagatttttaatccaCCCCTAGCCATGCGTCTTCCTACAAGCAGCAACTCCCCACTCTGCCCCCCTAGGTGGAGCCCTGCCTGGCCTCACCCAGAGGTGTGCGGTGCTGGGGCCAAGCTGGCTCAAAGGGCGGGGACCAGGGGCTGCTCGCTGCGGGGCTGGTGCGGCTGTGCAAGAGAAGACCAAACCTTGGCTTTGGCTCTGGCTCTGGGGACAGGTCTCCAGCCCCACCTTAACACCCAGCCCTGGACGACCACGCCGGTGGCAAGTTCAGGAGACAAGGCAGGGACCCCCAAGGGCACTAGGCACTGTAGTTCACAGAGCCCAGCCCCTCACGTGGGCAGCTGGCTCCACCTTCCCCAGCCTGGGTCACTGTCACATGGGTTGGGGAGGGGTGAGGGTGCCCAGGTCAGAGTGCCCAATCAGGGGGCTGTGCTAGGGTCCCTGCCATCTCCAGAGGCTTACGTGGTCAGGAAAGCCCCCTGAGAATGGCCCAAAGGAACACCAGCCCATCGTGAGACCTGCCCCCCAGCAGCAAGTAACCCCAGCTCTGTCAGCCTGCTATCCTGCTCTGAGAAGCAGCGCTAACGTGAGCGCTGCTGAGAGACGTAGGCCCTGGGTCACAGCTCCCCATGACCTTTGAGGGCCCCCCACCAGGAAGAGGGGTGAGAACCCCAGTGACTGCTCAGGGTTCATGGCAGGTTCTAGAAGATAGCATGTGCTCCAGCTTGGGGCAAGCTGGCATTTCATCATAACTATAACTACCATCAGCACACATCTGTGACAGCCGTCTGAGGGGAAAGAACTTCCCGACATTGCCCGACAGATGCCCGTCCCCTAGTCGCACACCCAGTGGGCCCAGCTCAGGCCCCAGAGGAGGGACAGCTGAACTTGGTGCTGCCGTGGGGCCACTAACAACCGCCCAACCCTCCACCGCAGTGCTCTACCAGCCCCCTGGACCCTGCCCCTTCTTGTCCCCACGAGTCCCGTCAGCCCATCGAAGGCAGAAGCAATCATGGTGACGGTGACGGGAGGGAGCATTGCCTTTTAAGGCCTCACCAACTGCAGTGCCAGCACAGAGGAGCCTTTAAAGGGCAGTTCTGGCTGGGCCAGCCCGCCCGTCCCCAAATCCAGAACAAAAATAGAAGCGGCGCCCCAGATGGCTTGGCTGCTCCAACTCCCCAGAATGGCCCCTCTGAGCCCGTGGGGCGGGCAGCCAGGGGGCGCACCAGGCAAGGCACCCCAGCTGCGAGGAACATGCAGCCCGAGACGGGCACCTGGGATGGCAGGTGGGAACGCTTCGGCCACCCCTGGCAAAGTGGGGCTGAAGAACCACCCCCAGGGCGGCACCCCAGCTCTCTCTGGTGTCAGGAGGAAGCTTGCCAGCTGGTCACTAAGGGAATGAGGGAGACTGTCCCCAGcctgtgacagcccccagctgatGAGAAtggcccccagccctgctccgTGGGGCCCTCGCTCCCCTGCTCAGCCAGGCACAGGGAAGGAGCTTTCAGGAAAGGGCCTTCAGGGTAGAGAGACCGGTACACCCAGCAAGGCCTCACTCATCACGTGGGGCCTtggacagagcctggcacacacaaGGGCTGCCGAGCAGGTGTCCCTCCCATCCCTCAGCCTGAGCACAGGTGCCATGTGGGCAGAGCTCATGCCTGTCTTATCCCTGCTAAATCCCCAAGGCctagaacagcgcctggcacatgcAGGCATCAAATAAAGACTTAGAATGAAAAGCTGATGGAGCCCTGCCACCTTGGCAGGGCAGAAGCTGCTAATCGGGCAcccacctctgtcccccaggCATGCTCTGCTTGTCTGCTCAGTGTCCCCCACAAGTTTGAATAAGTAGCAAACCTGGAAAAACCTGCAGGTTTACTGGACTTCTCTCCAAACCCAAAGATGGGCTAACCCCAGCCATCTTCCCTCAGAGCCATCCCCGTCTAGATGCCCAGCCCTGagatcttccctcttagaagggCAGCACCCTCCACCCTGCCCCTGGGGGCCCACGCTCACCTGAAGTAGTCGCTGCAGGCGGCCAGGACCACCTTGTGCGCGTGAAAGGTCTCTCGGTTGATGGTGAGCACGACATCCAGGAGTTGGCCCTGGGCGCGGAGGGCAGCGAGGCCCTGCAGGAGGCTGGTGCTGTGGCCCGGGGCCGAGAAGGTACACTTGAGGGCCCCGTTCTTGTCGGCCATGCTGTGGGAGAGCAGAGGTGGGCAGGTGGCTCACAGGCCTCAGGGCCGTCCGGTCCCTGGGCAGGCTTGGCAGGGCTCTGAAGCTGCCCCGGGTGGAGGCAAAATTGCCAGAACCAGCCCCAGAGAAGTGGAaaccaggcctgggtcccaatggTGTCTTCCACCTGCCCACTGACTGGCCGTGGCTGTGGATGCGCCTCTCCAGCCTCCATTTGCCACCTGTGAAATGGGTTTGATGCAGGACCTGCAGAGGCTCCCGCATcccttttttttgtatttgagaTGAGATTCACATAACATTCATCATTTTaaactgtacaattcagtggcataaaATCCACTCAcaatgttatgcaaccatcacctctatctagttccagaacatttcagCACTGTGAAAGAAGACCCATACCCATTACCAGTCACCCCCCccaatccccctcccccagcccctggcaaccaataATCTGCTTCCTGTaactatggatttgcctgttttgacgtttcatgtaaatggaatcatgcaacatGCGGTCttctgtatctggcttctttcactcagcctgatgtcttcaagtttcatccatgttgtagcgtgtgtcaACGCTTCACTCCTTTTTCTAGCCGAGTAATATTCCCCTGTGAGGACACACCATAATTCCTTTATCTGTTCACCCATCTATGAACCTTTGGGTTGCTTCCAACCTTCtcctctttaaaaatttatttcattagcTTTCATTCTAAAATGACCtgtgccggggcttccctggtggtgcagtattGCGGCTCGTGGGCCGCTTCTATTTTTATTCTGGATTTGGGGacgttaggaatctgcctgccgatgcaggtttgagccctggtccgggacgatcccacgtgccaaggagcaactaagcccatgtgccacaactactgagcccgcgctctagagcccacgagccacaatactgaagcctgcatgcctagagcccatgctccgcaacaagagaagccactgcaatgagaagcccacgcaccacaacgaagagtagcccctgctcgccacaactagagaaagcccgcgcacagcaacgaagacccaacacagccaaaaataaataaataaacaaataataaaaaataaaatgacctgTGCCTACTGAGTGCTCATTTTAAGGTATAGGACTCTCCATGTCACCTCACTGTCCCCTGTGCCCCAGTGAGCCATCCCCACGAGTAagcccctcttctctcccctgcAGGAGGCAGGGTGGGATTAGTTGCCAGCACAGAGCTCCAGCACAAGTCTGAAGGAGGAACTCGAAACCTGCAGCCTCCCGGGTGGCACTAAGCCCCGGGGTTGGGGGTGCCACGGGCCAGCTTCTCACCGTGGGAGAGGGAGAGCCACCTCCAGCAGGTGCTGACCTTCAAGGTCTAGCCACTCTGACACCAGCCAGCATGCCTCTTGTGCCCTGTACCCCAGGGGAGGGCAGCCACACGACCATAAAGTCACCCTGGCCGTTTACAGAAGAATTTCGCTCTGGCTGCACTCGGTGGACACCCAGTCGAGGGCAAACGCCTGTCAGTCCTACCTTTCAGGGACACGCTGAGCAGTTTGTCCGCAGCCCCAGAGCTGTAAGAGGACACAGGAGGACTGAACCCGGGTCCAGGAAACAGCAGGTTGCATGGGATCTTCCTGTCACCAATGTAAGGAAGCCGTAAAACCAAGAATAACTGCCCTAAGATGGATTTACCTACGGGGGCAGTTAGCTGGGGATGTGATAAGTAAAACAGATTCCTGCACCTCAAAATGAGGATGCACAAGGCAAAGGTTGCcttggaataaaaataaagttttgaaaAGGAGAggggtggaaataacccaaatgcccatcagtggatgaatggataaacgaaaCATGgtgtatgcatacaatggaatattactcagtcataaaaaaaaaaatgaagctgagtcatgctacaacatggaagaaacttgAAGACATCAGGCTTAGTGAAAGCCGCCAGACACGAAAGGCCACgtgttgcatgattccatttatatgaaatgtccagaaatccacagagacagaaagcagattagtggttgccaggggctgggggagggggggtgtggAGTGACCGCCTGAGGGTACAGGATtccctttggggtgatgaaaacgttctggaaCTAAACAGAGATGATAGTTGCACGACATTGTAAAagcactaaatgccactgaattatatactttaaaatggtgaattttatgttatatgactttcacctcaaaaacaaaacaaaactcaaggaCATCTGAGCCTTCTCAGGTCCTGGGCAAAACCCTGCCATGACCTCCAGGGCCTCACAGCATACAAGGTCCTCTGTGGCCCAGCCCCTATCACCCCCACTCGCTTCCCCTCAtcccctaccccctccccagcccgtCCCCTTTGCTGTTTCATCTCGGAAAACTTTTGTAGACATGCAtcgatagggcttccctggtggcgcagtggttgagaatccgcctgccaatgcaggggacacgggttcgagccctggtctgggaggatcccacatgctgcggagcaactaggcccgtgagccacaattactgagcctgcgcgcctggagcccgtgctccgcaacaagagaggccgcgatagtgagaggcccgcgcaccgcgatgaagagtggcccccacttgccacaactagagaaagccctcgcacagaaacgaagacccaacacagccataaattaattaattaattaattttaaaaaatttttaaaaaaaaagaaatgcatcgaTAAATGAGTTTAGGAGCCCCTAATATATCACTTCCTCctccaaacacaacagaagggGGCAATGCCCATCAGCCTCCATGGGGTCAAGAGCCTT includes:
- the KLHL26 gene encoding kelch-like protein 26 isoform X1 — translated: MAASGGGGGAGGGGFGAGPGPERPNSMADKNGALKCTFSAPGHSTSLLQGLAALRAQGQLLDVVLTINRETFHAHKVVLAACSDYFRAMFTGGMRETSQDVIELKGVSARGLRHIIDFAYSAEVTLDLDCVQDVLGAAVFLQMLPVVELCEEFLKAAMSVETCLNIGHMATTFSLASLKESVDTFTFRHFLQIAEEEDFLHLPLERLVFFLKSNRLQSCAEIDLFRVAVRWLQHDPARRLRASHVLCHIRFPLMRSSDLVDSVQTLDIMVEDVLCRQYLLEAFNYQVLPFRQHEMQSPRTAVRSDVPSLVAFGGTPYTDSDRSVSSKVYQLPEPGARHFRELTEMEVGCSHTCVAVLDNFVYVAGGQHLQYRSGEGAVDSCYRYDPHLNRWLRLQAMQESRIQFQLNVLCGMVYATGGRNRAGSLASVERYCPRRNEWGYACSLKRRTWGHAGASSGGRLYISGGYGISVEDKKALHCYDPEADQWEFKAPMSEPRVLHAMVGAGGRIYALGGRMDHVDRCFDVLAVEYYVPETDQWTSVSPMRAGQSEAGCCLLDRKIYIVGGYNWRLNNVTGIVQVYNTETDEWERDLHFPESFAGIACAPVLLPRARTRR
- the KLHL26 gene encoding kelch-like protein 26 isoform X2; this translates as MADKNGALKCTFSAPGHSTSLLQGLAALRAQGQLLDVVLTINRETFHAHKVVLAACSDYFRAMFTGGMRETSQDVIELKGVSARGLRHIIDFAYSAEVTLDLDCVQDVLGAAVFLQMLPVVELCEEFLKAAMSVETCLNIGHMATTFSLASLKESVDTFTFRHFLQIAEEEDFLHLPLERLVFFLKSNRLQSCAEIDLFRVAVRWLQHDPARRLRASHVLCHIRFPLMRSSDLVDSVQTLDIMVEDVLCRQYLLEAFNYQVLPFRQHEMQSPRTAVRSDVPSLVAFGGTPYTDSDRSVSSKVYQLPEPGARHFRELTEMEVGCSHTCVAVLDNFVYVAGGQHLQYRSGEGAVDSCYRYDPHLNRWLRLQAMQESRIQFQLNVLCGMVYATGGRNRAGSLASVERYCPRRNEWGYACSLKRRTWGHAGASSGGRLYISGGYGISVEDKKALHCYDPEADQWEFKAPMSEPRVLHAMVGAGGRIYALGGRMDHVDRCFDVLAVEYYVPETDQWTSVSPMRAGQSEAGCCLLDRKIYIVGGYNWRLNNVTGIVQVYNTETDEWERDLHFPESFAGIACAPVLLPRARTRR